The sequence below is a genomic window from Uranotaenia lowii strain MFRU-FL chromosome 2, ASM2978415v1, whole genome shotgun sequence.
TGCAGCATTTGGACTTTCTAATCGTTTTATCGTTTTCTACAacaattttccattattttgatttctttccaGCTCATCTTGAATTAATCGTTTTTTCTAGCAAGCTTTATTTCACGTGAATATTCATTCCTTACTGATTTGTATTTTCGCCAACTTCTTTCGCATTTCGTTCTTAGaaactttttatgaagattgtcTCTTTGCTTTTTCATTTGCTTGAGGCTACTGGAGTACCATTTACTACTCGAACCTTTACCATTCTGAAAATTctaataagcttgaaatgaagtaggtcttggatttttggttttgactattcttaaccttcattttttgctaGCATGACAGCAGCTAAGCAGTTCATGTAGAAAATTATAAccattgcaaaataaaaattgtgaatccattcaaaagtttttataaatggCAGACTTTACTTGCTAGAGCTCTCTTTGCtaatatttgagattttttgtctCATCCTACGGTTTAACAGCTATCAAATATGCagtcaaaaacaataaaattgaaaaaaattgttttgttaaaataaaatttgttgaacatcgaatatcttttctggggtaaaaGCTAGGGttttgctttgttcacatggATTGTACTGAGAAATGCATGTATTGAAGCACATCTGTATCACATTTCAATCatattgttatttaaaataaatcagatgCAATCCGTCATATTATCGTTAGATTGAACGTTTACACCTAAGAAACGTAAGTAGATTTAacgaataaagttttttttgtaactgcCAATACcgaaaaatgccagaaaaaaatgtaactatttGATGATCTTCAGCTTTTCAGTGGGTTGAATACTTATGTAATACTAGAAAGGTTTTTACTGGAAGCTTAAAGCGTTTCCGTGATCTAAAAATAACCACTCTTTCAAAAGTTTACGAGTCATCCACGCGTCGCAAACGCAGAAGAGGCTATATTTACTACCGAGATAAAGTCCCCTCTAAGTCTGCATTCAGAATCTGATTGGcagacatgaaatttttcccttttttacattctaaacttacttacttaatgatcccgcgccgatcctccggtgcatagggccgtggtaaaagacctccactgttgacgatccggagccagcgtcttcacctggtcccagtcaagattctcgtcgacagttcggatttcagcggctaggcttcgccgccacgaatttctgggtctgcctcttcttcgatgaccttctggattccaatctagcgcctctctgcaaatctcgttttcatctcttcgcagcgtgtgcccaatccatctccacttacgttcccgaatctcgatttctagcgccctttgatgacaccggcgatgtagttcctcattcgagatccaattgccaggccaccaagcgcggatgatattccgcaggcagcggtttacaaatacttgcagttttcgcgtcgttaccgcatatgtgcaccaagtttcgcacccgtacagcaatacggatttgacgtttgagttgaagattcggattttcgttcgtagagagatctggcgtgaccgccagatgtttcggagactcgcaaacgcaaatcgggcctttcttatccgggtttcgatgtcttttctggtaccaccatcaggcgttatctggctaccaagatactggaagcactccactttctcaacttgttgcccagctaccatgaaactggagggatttcctgtgttgatctccatcgacttggtctttccgacattgactttgagacctgctgccttggaactttcggtgagatcgtcgagtttgctctgcatatctggttgtgtttgggcgagcaaaacaatatcgtcagccaggtcaaggtcgttcagttgctccattgttgaaggattccacggcaatcctcggttcggtgcacagtcaatcgatccaatcagaatctcatccattacgatgagaaaaagtagcggtgatagaatacatccttgtctcactccagcagttaccgggattggttcggacaagacaccgtcgtgcaagaccttgcacgaaaatgcctcgtactgtgcttcgatgagatggactagtttctctgggacccctcgtcgccttagagccgcccagatgttttcatggttaagtcggtcgaatgctttttcgaaatcaacgaacaccagcagaagagagtcctggaattcgttgatttgttccagtatgattcgtagcgttgtgatgtggtccacacatgatcgtccggatcggaatccagcttgttgccgtcggagtgtagcgtctattttctcctggatcctgttcaggatcactttgcagagtactttgagggttgtacagatcaacgttatgcctcgccagttaccgcactctgtcaggtctcctttcttcgggacctttacgaggataccctgcatccagtcggccgggaatgttgcagtatcccagatgtcagcgaaaagacggtgcaacatttgtgctgatagggcagggtcggctttgagcatttcagcagggatgcaatcgatcccaggtgctttgttggatttcatgtttttgattgtcgcttctatttcagccagcgaaggcgcttccgagttgacgccatttatgcgacttactgttggcgcttcgagctgcagattctgttggccatcgctattcgtgactcggaagagttgttcgaagtgctcagtccatcgtttgagctgatctgttcgatcggtcaataactgacctgctcggtcttttagcggcattcttgcattagtccttgcaccactgaggcggcgagaaatgtcataaagtaatcggatatctccattggcggcggctctttctccctcttcggctagggagtttgtccaggctctcttgtctcgtctacaagctcgtttaactgccttttccagctccgcatatcgtaagcgggcggctgctttggctgacccggtacatgcctgctcaattccgactttcgcctttctccgatcattgaccatcctccaagtttcatccgacatccattcacttcttcttccacaaactttaccgagagtaccatggctcgtcgtgataaaggcattcttgattccacaccactgttcttcgactgttccgtctgtcggcagctccgaggctcgggattctagctgttcaacgtatgcccttttcacctctggattctccaaccggcggacgtcgtatcgacacccgactttctcctcgcgccgttggacacgcgcaactctcagtcgtatctcgccaaggacgaggtgatggtcagatgcaatgtctgcgcttcgtttgttgcggacatcaagaaggctccttctccattttcggctgatgcagatgtggtcaatttgattttctgttcggccatctcgggatacccaagtgaccttatgtgctggtcgatgggggaagagcgatccgccgatcaccatgttgttgtttccacaaaattctacaaacagttctccgttttcgctcatctgtcctaggccatggcgtccatgatgcgctcaaggtcctgattgtcggagccaatctttgcgttgaagtcgcccaaatggatttgaatgtcacccttcggaattctctcaaccacgctgttcagttgactgtaaaactgctctttctcctgcaagtcggcaacgtcagttggcgcataacactggaccattgtaaggtttctaacccgtgttctgaatctggctacggttattctttcgtttatcggttcccatctaatgagggccgcgtaggcctgcgggcttaacaggaaaccaactcctcgttcccgagtagcatgttctcctcgtatgccagagtaaagcaggacttgcccggattgtgtcttgtgttctccagtattaggccaacggacttcgctcaatcccagaatttcaagcttgaggcggctagcctctctagcaagttgttccagtttgccttgttgggcaagggttaaaacattccaagttccaattcgtgtccgtgttttcatgctaaaagtcgtcgccaaagttccaggtcggtcatttctttcggattccgtaacaatttcaaatcgggagcagtaggttgttagcctaaagtccctatcccgcgatggggctgccatcttggacttagctggcgggagccgcatttcataaattcagccgcttgctgcaagacagacgctgtttgagccgcccctgacctggagaacagacgctcggttgttgttgcacgccgcccctgatctggggaacagacgcgtgcggccaccttctcagtctgcatgcgaccaaagcatccaccggggttgagtacccgatctccgcttaggttactcgcaccccagccggcaccgcggggaggtagagataggagttgtgaataagaggtgatatgaccactatggggtctcgtgttgcacattatccaccgtttaccagccattTACATTctaaaacaagaagaaaaaaaagctttcataGGTAAATGTTTTTGCCTCGATTATCCGGGTTAACGAAGAATCGAGTCTGGCTGTACCTGTATAACgctcgattgaaaaaaaaagatgtttataCTCTTTggtgtgttgtgagcctacttggttgaatgattcaactgaatcaaagcaatcgaaagattccttttaattcattaaaaggaatctttcgattgctttgtttcagatcatggccgtaggaacgggagggggttttgggggttaaaccccccccccccccatgagagtCCAAAAGCAAGCGAAGCATTTttctctacactcaaaattttaaatttataatcaaattatgaatttaaaaatattcaagagtCTATCTAGACTACAAACTAaaacaaaacctcaaaaacccatttcaagttcaaaattctgctacagtttttcaaaattttctcacttgttcaaaGAATAaggtttcagatttttttcagcacgtatgcgggccggacaaatccgggctgttttatataaaaacatgacaaaatcagggtatttgatatcaaaattgtcgaccaaatccaggcaaaaccgggcaattctggtcaaaacctaggaattgcttATCAAATATCTAgatataaaaaactttaaaacctttcatgattattcttTTAACTTGATGCAAACGTTTTGGacacataaacaaaaaaaaatccatcacactttgttttttaaaaagtttgatttaagaattgGAATTAGAACAAACCCAGGCAAAATCCTGGCTTTTCTAACAAATTCTGGGCAACCTGGtcagaccggacttttcccaaattttgtattaaatatccgggccaatccggttaaaaccgggcaatttggcaaccttatcatagaaattcaggtctgaattttaaatttgaaattaaacctATTTTGGAGGTTCagtcaagtttaggattcttgagtTCGAATAACCATTAgaaattaagaattgaaagctgctttgaaatccttgttcgaattcggtgttgcatttcatatcaaatttgaaccatattttcgaaaatcaaatgcatcaaatgcaatacactgaggtttttttacgcggtatttcgtctCGCGTAAaaaaatccgtgtaaaaaaaaaccgcgttaattcgaaaatccgcgtaaaaaaaccgcgttaattcgaaaatccgcgtaaaaaaaaccgcgttaattcgaaaatccgtctcaggtctcatgtctcatgtctcatgtctcatgtctcatgtctcaggtctcaggtctcatgtctcatgtctcatgtctcatgtctcatgtctcatgtctcaggtctcaggtctcaggtctcatgtctcagatctcgagtctcaagtctcatgtttcgtgtctcagatctcgagtctcatatttcaggtctcaaatctcaggtctcatgtctcagtctcaggtctcaagtctcaggtttcaggactcagatctcatgtatcacgttcctagtctcagagctaagattttcccaacactctatgtgttttcctttgaataagtcttagaatattttctctcaaaaaccgcgttaatttgaaaatccgcgtaaaaaaaccgatttaattctaaaatccgtgtaaaaaaagccgcgtaaaaaaataccgcgtaaaaaaaaccgcgtaaaaaaacctgagtgtattctgaaaacagttttccgaatatataaaaaaaagtatttatgaTATATACAAATTCAAAGTTCTTATACTTTATTCTACACAataattaaacatttaaagcttctaagtgacgatcttaaattgaaaaccagattcgAATTCATCATTTGGAATTCACATTTTGAATCAGAATAACAAAAcaggtttaaaataaataattgaaataatgaattaagattaaaccagcactaccgaatttaaataatagattcatgaataagGGCtctctgatctggaattaagaatcggaaatcgtatttttgtacatttttaaaacacggaaacagattcaaagttcaatttttgaattcaggtttagaattcagatttaaaattcagaaaaagatttagcttgtgaatgagtgtttcaatcaacataaatttgttgagaaattcaagatcATGCACATCATCATCCACAGATTTTCAGTATGGAATtgataattaatgaaaattttttcttgtttaagGAACATGAACCTGAtcttaatcgaaaaaaatcagcccaataaactttaatttctcggtgtattgttgAATATTATTAAAACTGCAGCTTTTCCAAAAGCCATCTTgccatgaacttaaaaattggcttgtcaattcaatttccagatttcaaagtttttaatctaAAGCTATAAATCACAAATATATAGTAAAATCTGAgttattttctaagttttgattctTGCAAAATATCccgaattatattaaaaaaatcatccacagatttttagtatggaattgatcctcaatgaaaaatatatcttgTTTAAGAAACATGAACCTGatcttcattcaaaaaatcaacacaaaatactttattttctcggtgtattgtttaacattattaaaactGCAGCTTTTCTTatagccaaatttcaaacataaatcataaataagttcaagtttgcatcaagaaaatttaatccgaaattttttatctcttactattttattgaaaaattcgatTAATTTTTACCAAAGgatagaatcttggaatttgctAAGGAGTTTAGaaaattgggcttgtttgatttgagtaaagaataagcttttttttaaagaaattgtagGCTACCCTTAAAGGAACTTattttatactcaaatcaaataacttggATCTGCCagactttaaatcaaattaaaagtttaaacgatcgatgaaagcaaatttcatattttgtatcTAGacgattctttaaaaaaaatagctcaccctttaggctaaggaccaaTTTCCTAAAGTTACTTtctttaaggttttattaatgacactttaccattctTGTGGCATTCGTTTCTTCCCTTAAATTACGATTTAAagcgaaaactattaatgagtacttaaaaatgaacagtcacaaacataatttgttttttaattttttttattcgtgtgttgttaGGCAAAAAATCAAAGGTTAAAATTGATCACCAAAACCCCCCACATGAGGCGGTTCTTCCTAGGGCCTTGATTCAGATGTTTATACTAGAAAGTCCCTTTCTAGTGTTATGtaaacatatttcaaaaatttatttttcattgatcTTAAAAAGGTAAAGGGCCCATTGGAACCAATTCCAGGATTTCAGTTATGAGCCTATTTGAAGGGAAAATGAGCAAATGATAATACCTTTCAGGGCAAGTTTTCGttaatggttttaaaatttgtaagatgTCCTAAATCACTGAGTGCAGTCATTATCAAATCTGTGTTTCTCTGTTGCTTGATTCAAAACTTATCTTTGACCGGCTGACAATGGCTTAGTAGGATGCTTTCaagttaataaaaacaaatgttaatTCAGGTGATCATCCGCTTTATTTGATTTCACAATTAGGGTGATTGAACATTTACACAAACTGCAGCAGTAGAATTGAATACTTGATCCGAGTTGGGGCACGAGCTCAATGTCGCCACCAGTTTAGATCCAGAGTAGTAGCACGAGTAGAATTGAGTTGGATTCAGCGTATTAACGAAACTTCCTTCTTTGGTACACTGGAACACACAGAAAGCTCCGTTGAAGACCGATCCTTCGGAACAGCGAAGCATGTAGATCGTAGGATCTTGGGCATTAACACTGTAGTCGCAATATGcgtaaaactttttatttccaCTGTACGGTACGAAAACTTTGGTCGGACTGCAAGCTACCGTTGGGTCCCTGAAACCTATTGGCTTCCGGATACAAGTTCCGCTATCGGCGTTGAAGACATAATTTGTGGGACAACTGTAGACATCTGAGCTAGATCCAGCACCCTCGCAGAAGTGGTAAAGATCACTTTTTTTGGGATCCGGGAAAAGTCCAGTGGAAGTGCAGGTGAAACCGTTTTGCGACTGGCATTCCTTGTATTCGGGGTCCGGAACGGCAAGGCAACTGTCGCCCTGATCCAGCACATTGCAGTACGGAGTGGCCGTTGGACAAGCTCTCTCGATTGGAGTTGATCCAATACACAGTTGAATGGCCGTACAGTTTAAACAAATCGCAGCCTTTTCCGAATCGTCACATGTTTCCCGGGGCTGCTCGTCTGCCAAAACCGATTGATCCTGTTTAGATTGGCCGATGGTAACACGTGTTCCTGGACGAAAAAGCTCATTCCTGGCATAAACCAAGCCCTAGTGATTGATTTACAAATATTAAGTTCACCTTTCGTCTACTGAATCCATTTCAACTTACCACAAATAGGAGTGCTAGAGTGATACCTTTGAATCCCATGGTGCTGTAACTGTTTCTAAACTAGCGTATTGTGGGGGTACCAATTTTATATCGGAAATATATTGACCGCTTTTGATTAATGCGAATTGAGGAATCACAAGTTTTCTTCCCAGTTAAACGGGTCTATTTTCGGTTAAACTTCTCTCAGAAGAGACGACAAATCAACAACATCAAGAGTCTTCTTAAGAAGGCACAAAGCAGCGACGCGTTATTTCCTACCTCAATTTGCTACATCGTTCGTTCCCAGCCAggtgtgagattttttttcgcacgTTCCCAATCTTAACGATGTGAGTAACAAACATGGGTAGTGCCACACTTCATCAATAGAAGTGTACACAAACTACTTATATCTTTGGAGTGGGGGTACTTACTGTGCTTTCTAAATCCAAAGCTGTTTGCGAACAAATTCGGCAAATATTTGCTGGGAATATTTCACGACCACCCGTAATATGGGTCGAATTCGAACGAAACTGCAAGTCGAATCTGT
It includes:
- the LOC129743012 gene encoding uncharacterized protein LOC129743012 — protein: MGFKGITLALLFVGLVYARNELFRPGTRVTIGQSKQDQSVLADEQPRETCDDSEKAAICLNCTAIQLCIGSTPIERACPTATPYCNVLDQGDSCLAVPDPEYKECQSQNGFTCTSTGLFPDPKKSDLYHFCEGAGSSSDVYSCPTNYVFNADSGTCIRKPIGFRDPTVACSPTKVFVPYSGNKKFYAYCDYSVNAQDPTIYMLRCSEGSVFNGAFCVFQCTKEGSFVNTLNPTQFYSCYYSGSKLVATLSSCPNSDQVFNSTAAVCVNVQSP